A genomic window from Pyxicephalus adspersus chromosome 2, UCB_Pads_2.0, whole genome shotgun sequence includes:
- the VPS33B gene encoding vacuolar protein sorting-associated protein 33B (The sequence of the model RefSeq protein was modified relative to this genomic sequence to represent the inferred CDS: added 80 bases not found in genome assembly), protein MASERLDAPGLPDFTILKRLARDQLIYLLEQLPGKKDLFIEPELMSPLDRIANVSILKQHDVDKLYKLENKPIYTNAEQLCFLIRPRVKHVKNIANLVNADKKSKVNRKYKIIFSPQKFYTCDMILEQEGIYGDVTTDEWSFYLLPLDDDIISMELPEFFRDYFLEGDQRWLGTVAKALNLLNSIFGPISKTYGILISLLADPIYNIVIVYKLNIYTENQRFKDILSQTQNKIDSGELSIRQLSTHSKAGCCIFVYVHCLGAHGLLILFFFFADVDYVTPLCSQVVYEGLVDDIFRIKCGSVEFGPEVTSSDKSIKLLLNSQDKVFNEIRNEHFSNVFSFLSQKARNLQSQYDKRQGMDIKQMKTFVSQELKGLKQEHRLLSLHIGACESITKKKTKQDFQELLKTEHSLLEGFDIRESINVIEEHINRQVSPIDSLRLLCLLSITENGLITKDYRSLKTQYLQSYGPEHLLTFSNLKRTGLLTEQVPGETLTAVESRVSKLVTDKAAGKLTDAFSSLAKKSHFRGISKRLGLIPRADEEYDLKTPKDMAYIFSGAYIPLSCKLIEQVLARKSWAGLEEVVRLLNGNEFAEQISDRNSYSESQRIILAVFLGGCTFSEISALRFLGKETGYRFVFLTTSITNAARMMESLTETKS, encoded by the exons ATGGCTTCAGAAAGGCTTGATGCTCCAGGGCTACCAGACTTCACCATCCTGAAAAGGTTGGCTCGGGACCAGCTGATTTACCTCCTGGAGCAG CTCCCTGGAAAAAAGGATTTGTTTATTGAACCGGAGCTGATGAGCCCACTGGATCGTATTGCCAATGTCTCgatattaaag caacacGATGTTGACAAATTGTATAAGCTTGAGAACAAACCCATTTATACCAACGCTGAGCA GTTGTGCTTTTTGATCAGACCTCGTGTTAAGCATGTGAAGAATATTGCCA ATCTTGTGAATGCAGACAAGAAGTCTAAAGTGAATAGAAAATACAAGATTATATTTAGCCCCCAAAAA TTTTATACATGTGACATGATTCTGGAGCAGGAGGGGATATATGGCG ATGTAACCACCGATGAATGGTCATTTTATCTCCTTCCTCTTGATGACGATATTATCAGTATGGAACTTCCAGAGTTTTTTCGGGACTATTTTCTG gaaGGAGACCAGAGGTGGCTTGGTACTGTTGCCAAAGCTCTTAATTTATTGAATTCCATCTTTGGTCCTATTTCGAAAACATACGGGATA CTCATTTCCCTATTAGCTGACCCCATCTacaatattgtaattgtatataaaCTGAACATATATACTGAAAATCAgaggtttaaag ATATTTTATCACAAACGCAGAATAAAATTGATTCAGGTGAATTAAGTATAAGACAGTTGTCTACCCACAGCAAGGCAGGCTGTTGCATATTTGTATATGTCCATTGCTTAGGGGCACACGGactactaattttattttttttttttgcagatgtggATTATGTCACTCCATTGTGCTCTCAGGTGGTGTATGAAGGACTTGTCGATGATATTTTTAGAATTAAATGTg gaAGTGTGGAGTTTGGCCCAGAAGTGACTTCTTCCGATAAAAGTATTAAACTTCTTCTGAACTCTCAGGATAAG GTATTTAATGAAATTCGGAATGAGCATTTTTCCAATGTCTTCAGCTTCCTGAGTCAGAAAGCCCGAAATCTTCAAAGTCAATATGAT aaaCGTCAAGGAATGGATATTAAACAAATGAAGACTTTTGTCTCCCAAGAACTAAAGGGATTGAAACAAGAACATCGTTTACTGAGTTTAC atattggaGCCTGTGAATCTATAACGAAGAAGAAAACCAAGCAAGATTTTCAGGAATTACTGAAAACAGAGCACT caTTATTGGAGGGATTCGATATTCGAGAGAGCATCAATGTAATAGAAGAGCACATTAACAGACAA GTTTCCCCCATAGACAGTTTACGCCTGCTGTGTCTGCTATCCATTACAGAAAACG GTTTAATAACAAAAGATTACCGATCGCTAAAGACCCAGTACTTACAG AGTTATGGCCCAGAGCACCTGCTGACGTTCTCCAACCTAAAACGAACTGGTCTGCTCACCGAACAAGTACCCGGAGAGACGCTGACTGCCGTGGAGAGCAGAGTCAGCAAACTGGTCACCGACAAAGCTGCAG GAAAACTTACTGATGCTTTTTCATCATTAGCCAAAAAGAGCCATTTTCGGGGCATTAGTAAAAGACTTGGTCTG ATTCCACGTGCAGATGAAGAATATGATCTGAAAACTCCAAAGGACATGGCGTATATCTTCAGCGGTGCTTACATTCCGTTAAGTTGTAAATTAATCGAGCAG gttttgGCCCGTAAAAGCTGGGCAGGTCTTGAAGAAGTTGTACGGTTACTGAATGGCAATGAGTTTGCAG AACAGATCTCCGATAGGAATTCTTATTCAGAATCGCAGAGGATCATCCTTGCAGTTTTCCTAGGAGGTTGCACATTTTCTGAGATCTCCGCTTTGAGATTTTTGGGAAAAGAGACAG